Proteins co-encoded in one Octopus bimaculoides isolate UCB-OBI-ISO-001 chromosome 9, ASM119413v2, whole genome shotgun sequence genomic window:
- the LOC106869658 gene encoding tubulin alpha chain, with translation MRECISIHVGQAGVQIGNACWELYCLEHGIQPSGQMPSDKTIGGGDDSFNTFFSETGSGKHVPRAVFVDLEPTVVDEIRTGLYRQLFHPEQLITGKEDAANNYARGHYTVGKEQIDLVLDRIRKLSDQCTGLQGFLIFHSFGGGTGSGFTSLLMERLSVDYGKKSKLEFSIYPAPQIATAVVEPYNSILTTHTTLEHSDCAFMVDNEAIYDICRRNLDIERPSYTNLNRLIAQVVSSITASLRFDGALNVDLTEFQTNLVPYPRIHFPLATYAPIISAEKAYHEQLNVAEITNACFEPANQMVKCDPRHGKYMACCMLYRGDVVPKDVNAAIAIIKTKRSIQFVDWCPTGFKVGINYQPPTVVPGGDLAKVQRAVCMLSNTTAVAEAWARLDHKFDLMYAKRAFVHWYVGEGMEEGEFSEAREDLAALEKDYEEVGVDTFDAEDEEADEY, from the exons ATG aggGAATGTATCAGTATCCACGTTGGACAGGCTGGAGTCCAGATTGGTAATGCCTGCTGGGAACTTTATTGTCTGGAACATGGAATCCAGCCAAGTGGTCAAATGCCATCTGACAAAACAATTGGTGGTGGAGATGACTCTTTCAACACTTTCTTCAGTGAAACAGGGTCTGGAAAACACGTCCCTAGGGCTGTTTTTGTAGACTTGGAACCCACTGTTGTTG aTGAGATTCGTACCGGTCTGTACAGACAACTTTTCCATCCCGAGCAACTCATCACAGGAAAGGAAGATGCAGCCAATAACTACGCCAGAGGTCATTATACTGTTGGAAAAGAACAAATTGATTTGGTTCTTGACAGAATTCGTAAATTGTCTGACCAATGTACTGGCCTTCAAGGTTTCTTGATCTTCCATAGTTTCGGTGGTGGTACTGGTTCCGGATTCACATCTCTTCTTATGGAACGTCTCAGTGTTGACTATGGAAAGAAGTCTAAACTAGAATTCTCTATTTATCCTGCTCCTCAAATAGCAACTGCTGTTGTAGAACCATACAACTCAATCCTGACCACCCATACCACTCTTGAGCACTCTGATTGTGCTTTCATGGTTGATAATGAAGCCATCTATGATATCTGCCGAAGAAATCTTGATATTGAGCGACCCAGCTATACTAACCTGAATCGCTTAATTGCTCAAGTTGTCAGCTCAATCACTGCGTCTTTGAGATTTGATGGTGCTCTTAACGTTGATCTGACTGAGTTTCAGACCAACTTGGTACCTTATCCTAGGATCCATTTCCCATTGGCTACTTATGCACCAATCATTTCTGCTGAGAAAGCCTATCATGAGCAGTTGAATGTAGCTGAGATTACAAATGCCTGCTTTGAACCAGCAAACCAGATGGTAAAATGTGACCCACGTCATGGGAAGTACATGGCATGTTGTATGTTGTACCGTGGTGATGTCGTACCAAAAGATGTCAATGCTGCCATTGCAATTATCAAGACAAAGAGGTCAATCCAGTTTGTTGACTGGTGTCCAACTGGCTTCAAGGTTGGTATCAATTACCAACCACCAACTGTTGTTCCAGGAGGTGATCTTGCTAAGGTTCAACGTGCCGTGTGCATGTTGAGCAACACCACAGCTGTTGCTGAAGCTTGGGCTCGTCTTGATCATAAGTTTGATCTGATGTATGCCAAGCGTGCTTTCGTTCACTGGTATGTGGGAGAAGGTATGGAAGAAGGTGAGTTCTCTGAAGCTCGTGAGGATTTGGCAGCTCTGGAGAAGGACTATGAAGAGGTTGGAGTTGACACATTTGATGCTGAAGATGAAGAAGCTGatgaatattaa